In the Pirellulales bacterium genome, TCAGTTGGAGAAGTCCGTTCGCAGTCGTGAAGAAGCGATCGCGCTGGTCGATCGGATCGTGCAAAAGGGTCTTGGGACTTAGGTCACGGGTCTTGGTCTCGAAGTGCATGCACATGTTTCAGTATGACGCTGTTGACGAAGCGGCGACTGAGCGACTCGGCATTGAAGTTGCGAACGTCGTGCCTCGCCCGGCGGTCGTCGCCTTGTGCGGCACGCTTGGCGCCGGAAAGACCCGGTTGGTGCGCGCCATCGCCCGCGGCCTGGGCATCGATCCGGAATCCGTAACCAGCCCGACGTTCGTTTTGCTGCACGAGTATCCCGGCACGACGCCGCTCTTTCATTTCGACGCCTATCGTTTGCGCGACGAAGACGAGTTCTGGCAGCTTGGGGCCGACGAGTATCTCAGCGGTCAGGCGGGCGGAGTCGTCGTCATCGAATGGGCCGACCGCGTTGCCGGCTGCTTGCCCGACGAACGGCTGGACATCACGATTGAGGTTGTCGGCCCGACGGAGCGCCGCTTTTCGATCGCGGCCCACGGCGACCGCTACGAGGCGTCGCTCAGGCAGCTCATCCGGCGGTATGGTGGATCTTAGCCCGGCGGTGCGCGGATTTATTCACGGCGCCGACCGCACTGCAACGCCA is a window encoding:
- the tsaE gene encoding tRNA (adenosine(37)-N6)-threonylcarbamoyltransferase complex ATPase subunit type 1 TsaE, producing MFQYDAVDEAATERLGIEVANVVPRPAVVALCGTLGAGKTRLVRAIARGLGIDPESVTSPTFVLLHEYPGTTPLFHFDAYRLRDEDEFWQLGADEYLSGQAGGVVVIEWADRVAGCLPDERLDITIEVVGPTERRFSIAAHGDRYEASLRQLIRRYGGS